In the Sus scrofa isolate TJ Tabasco breed Duroc chromosome 7, Sscrofa11.1, whole genome shotgun sequence genome, one interval contains:
- the SNX33 gene encoding sorting nexin-33, with protein MALKGRALYDFRSENKEEISIQQDEDLVIFSETSLDGWLQGQNSRGETGLFPASYVEIIRSGTSANHADYSSSPAGSLGTEVSLYDSSSVANPSRSAGGSGFLSNQGSFEEDDDDDWDDWDDGCTVVEEPRAGGLGTNGHPPLNLSYPGAYPSQHMAFRPKPPLERQDSLASAKRGSVVGRNLNRFSCFVRSGVEAFILGDVPMMAKIAETYSIEMGPRGPQWKANPHPFACSVEDPTKQTKFKGIKSYISYKLTPTHAGSPVYRRYKHFDWLYNRLLHKFTVISVPHLPEKQATGRFEEDFIEKRKRRLILWMDHMTSHPVLSQYEGFQHFLSCLDDKQWKMGKRRAEKDEMVGASFLLTFQIPTEHQDLQDVEDRVDTFKAFSKKMDDSVLQLSTIASELVRKHVGGFRKEFQKLGNAFQAISHAFQMDPPFSSEALNSAISHTGRTYEAVGEMFAEQPKNDLFQMLDTLSLYQGLLSNFPDIIHLQKGAFAKVKESQRMSDEGRMAQDEADGIRRRCRVVGFALQAEMNHFHQRRELDFKHMMQNYLRQQILFYQRVGQQLEKTLRMYDNL; from the exons ATGGCACTAAAAGGCCGAGCCCTCTATGACTTCCGCAGTGAGAACAAAGAGGAGATCAGCATCCAGCAGGATGAGGACCTGGTCATCTTCAGCGAGACCTCCCTGGATGGCTGGCTGCAGGGCCAGAACAGCCGCGGTGAGACAGGGCTCTTCCCTGCCTCTTACGTGGAGATCATCCGTTCTGGCACGAGTGCCAACCATGCTGACTACTCTAGCAGCCCTGCAGGCTCTCTGGGCACTGAGGTGAGCTTGTATGACAGCTCCAGTGTGGCCAACCCTTCCAGGAGTGCTGGGGGCAGTGGCTTCCTCTCAAACCAGGGCAGCTTTGAGGAGGACGATGATGATGACTGGGATGACTGGGATGATGGCTGCACAGTGGTAGAGGAGCCACGGGCTGGTGGGCTGGGCACCAATGGGCACCCCCCACTCAACCTCTCCTACCCTGGTGCATACCCCAGCCAACATATGGCCTTTCGGCCAAAGCCACCCCTCGAGCGGCAGGACAGCTTGGCATCTGCCAAGCGAGGCAGCGTGGTGGGGCGCAACCTCAATCGCTTCTCGTGCTTCGTGCGCTCTGGCGTGGAGGCCTTCATCCTGGGTGATGTGCCCATGATGGCCAAGATCGCAGAGACATACTCCATTGAAATGGGCCCTCGAGGCCCCCAGTGGAAGGCCAACCCCCACCCATTTGCCTGCTCGGTAGAGGACCCCACCAAACAGACCAAATTCAAGGGCATCAAAAGCTACATCTCCTACAAGCTCACACCCACCCACGCCGGCTCACCTGTCTACAGGCGTTACAAACACTTTGACTGGCTCTATAACCGCCTGTTGCACAAGTTCACTGTCATCTCGGTGCCCCACTTGCCAGAGAAGCAGGCCACAGGCCGCTTTGAGGAGGACTTCATTGAGAAACGGAAACGGCGGCTCATCCTCTGGATGGACCACATGACCAGCCACCCTGTGCTATCCCAGTACGAGGGCTTCCAGCATTTCCTCAGCTGCCTGGATGACAAGCAGTGGAAGATGGGCAAACGCCGGGCCGAGAAGGACGAGATGGTGGGTGCCAGCTTCCTGCTCACCTTCCAGATCCCCACGGAGCACCAGGACCTGCAGGATGTGGAGGACCGGGTGGACACCTTCAAAGCCTTCAGCAAGAAGATGGACGACAGCGTCCTGCAGCTCAGCACCATAGCATCGGAGCTGGTGCGCAAGCATGTGGGGGGCTTCCGCAAGGAATTCCAGAAGCTGGGCAATGCCTTTCAGGCCATCAGCCATGCCTTCCAGATGGATCCCCCCTTCAGCTCTGAGGCCCTCAACAGCGCCATTTCTCACACGGGCCGTACCTATGAAGCTGTTGGTGAGATGTTTGCTGAGCAGCCCAAGAACGACCTCTTCCAGATGCTCGACACGCTTTCTCTCTACCAGGGCCTGCTCTCCAACTTCCCCGACATCATCCACCTGCAGAAAG GTGCCTTCGCCAAGGTGAAGGAGAGCCAACGCATGAGTGACGAGGGCCGAATGGCGCAGGACGAGGCAGATGGCATTCGCAGGCGCTGCCGCGTGGTAGGCTTCGCCCTTCAGGCTGAGATGAACCACTTCCACCAGCGCCGCGAGCTCGACTTCAAACACATGATGCAGAACTACCTGCGCCAGCAGATCCTCTTCTACCAGCGggtgggccagcagctggagaAGACGCTGCGCATGTATGACAACCTCTGA
- the IMP3 gene encoding U3 small nucleolar ribonucleoprotein protein IMP3 encodes MVRKLKFHEQKLLKQVDFLNWEVTDHNLHELRVLRRYRLQRREDYTRYNQLSRAVRELARRLRDLPERDPFRVRASAALLDKLYALGLVPTRGSLELCDFVTASSFCRRRLPTVLLKLRMAQHLQAAVTFVEQGHVRVGPDVVTDPAFLVTRSMEDFVTWVDSSKIKRHVLEYNEERDDFDLEA; translated from the coding sequence ATGGTGCGGAAGCTTAAGTTCCACGAGCAAAAGCTGCTGAAGCAGGTGGACTTCCTAAACTGGGAGGTCACCGACCATAACCTGCATGAGCTTCGCGTGTTGCGGCGTTATCGGCTGCAGCGGCGGGAGGACTACACGCGCTACAACCAACTGAGCCGTGCTGTACGCGAACTGGCGCGGCGCCTGCGGGACTTGCCGGAGCGGGACCCTTTTCGCGTGCGCGCTTCGGCAGCGCTGCTGGACAAGCTGTATGCTCTCGGCCTAGTGCCCACGCGCGGGTCGCTGGAACTATGCGATTTCGTCACTGCCTCGTCCTTTTGCCGCCGCCGCCTGCCCACGGTGCTCCTTAAGCTGCGCATGGCTCAACACCTCCAGGCCGCCGTGACTTTCGTAGAGCAGGGCCACGTGCGCGTGGGCCCCGACGTGGTCACGGATCCCGCCTTCCTTGTCACGCGCAGCATGGAGGACTTTGTTACCTGGGTTGACTCGTCCAAGATCAAGCGGCACGTGCTGGAGTACAATGAGGAGCGTGACGACTTCGATCTGGAAGCCTAG